The Sinorhizobium arboris LMG 14919 genome includes a region encoding these proteins:
- a CDS encoding 2-oxo acid dehydrogenase subunit E2 produces MATEVILPKVDMDMATGKISKWFFGEGDAVNEGDVLFEIETDKAAMEIDAPASGILRNVTGKEGVDIPVGSAVAWIYAEGEAVNDTAVPPAASAVVQSPPVVSEGKAPAADVAVERQAGSAPRATPLARRLARERGLDLATLNGSGPHGRVVSADVLANSVADAGVQAEPTRTAAQSEATDNLVGENVLRHFPDGSYELQAHTSMRRTIARRLIEAKSTVPHFYLSADCRLDALLKLRAELNAAAPLDESVPVYKLSVNDLVIKAYALALVGVPDANVSWTDEHLVRHSHSDVGVAVSVPGGLITPIIRRAEQKSLSTISNEMKDLAVRAKAGKLKPNEYQGGTGAVSNLGMFGVKEFAAIINPPHSTILAVGAGEKRPVVTAEGELGVATVMSVTLSTDHRAVDGALGAELLAKFRALIENPLSMLV; encoded by the coding sequence ATGGCGACCGAAGTCATTTTGCCGAAGGTCGACATGGACATGGCCACGGGCAAGATCTCGAAGTGGTTCTTCGGCGAGGGGGATGCCGTGAACGAGGGCGACGTCCTTTTCGAGATCGAGACCGACAAGGCGGCTATGGAAATTGACGCGCCGGCAAGCGGGATCCTGCGTAACGTGACCGGCAAGGAAGGCGTGGATATCCCGGTCGGCTCCGCCGTCGCCTGGATCTATGCCGAGGGAGAGGCCGTTAACGACACGGCCGTCCCTCCTGCGGCATCGGCCGTCGTCCAAAGCCCGCCGGTGGTGTCCGAAGGAAAGGCGCCGGCCGCAGACGTTGCTGTTGAACGGCAAGCGGGAAGCGCACCCCGCGCGACGCCGCTCGCAAGGCGCCTCGCGAGGGAACGGGGACTGGATCTTGCCACATTGAACGGCAGCGGCCCGCATGGCCGCGTTGTCAGTGCCGATGTGCTGGCGAACAGTGTTGCCGATGCCGGGGTACAGGCGGAGCCCACCCGGACAGCGGCCCAATCGGAGGCGACGGACAACCTCGTAGGCGAGAACGTGCTTCGGCATTTTCCCGATGGGTCCTATGAGCTTCAGGCGCACACCTCCATGCGTCGGACGATCGCCCGGCGGCTCATCGAGGCCAAGAGCACTGTTCCGCACTTCTACCTTTCGGCAGACTGCCGTCTCGATGCGCTCCTGAAATTGCGCGCCGAGCTTAACGCCGCGGCACCGCTGGACGAGAGCGTGCCCGTCTACAAGCTTTCGGTGAACGACCTCGTCATCAAGGCCTATGCACTGGCCCTGGTGGGCGTTCCGGATGCGAACGTGTCCTGGACGGATGAACATCTGGTACGCCACAGCCATTCGGATGTCGGCGTCGCGGTCTCCGTCCCGGGTGGACTCATCACCCCGATCATCCGCCGGGCGGAGCAAAAGAGCCTATCGACGATCTCGAACGAGATGAAGGATCTCGCCGTGCGCGCCAAGGCAGGAAAGCTGAAGCCGAACGAATACCAGGGCGGTACGGGAGCGGTGTCGAACCTCGGAATGTTCGGCGTGAAGGAATTCGCCGCGATCATCAATCCCCCCCATTCCACGATCCTGGCGGTCGGCGCCGGAGAGAAGCGGCCGGTGGTAACCGCAGAAGGGGAGTTGGGCGTTGCGACGGTCATGAGCGTGACGCTGTCCACGGACCATCGTGCCGTGGATGGTGCGCTGGGCGCAGAGCTTCTCGCGAAGTTCCGTGCGCTCATCGAGAATCCATTGAGCATGTTGGTCTAG
- the lpdA gene encoding dihydrolipoyl dehydrogenase translates to MLMSYDVIVIGSGPGGYVTAIRSAQLGLKTAIVEREHLGGICLNWGCIPTKALLRSAEILDHANHAKSYGLTFEGKMTANVKEVVARSRAISARLNGGVGFLMKKNKVDVIWGEAKLTKPGEIVVGAPSKPAVQPQNPVPKGVKGEGTYTAKHIILATGARPRALPGIEADGKLIWTYFEAMKPEEMPKTMLVMGSGAIGIEFASFYRSMGVDVTVVELLPQIMPVEDTEISAFARKQLEKRGLKIFTDAKVTKVEKGANDVTAHVETKDGKVTQIKADRLISAIGVQGNIENLGLEALGVKTDRGCIVTDGYGGTNVAGIYAIGDVAGPPMLAHKAEHEGVICVEKIAGVPGVHALDKGKIPGCTYCDPQVASVGLTEARAKELGRDIRVGRYSFGANGKAIALGEDQGLIKTIFDKKTGELLGAHMVGAEVTELIQGFVVAMNLETTEEELMHTVFPHPTLSEMMKESVLDAYGRMLNA, encoded by the coding sequence ATGCTCATGTCTTACGACGTCATCGTTATCGGTTCGGGCCCGGGCGGCTATGTCACCGCCATCCGCTCGGCGCAGCTGGGCTTGAAGACGGCGATCGTCGAGCGCGAGCACTTGGGAGGCATCTGCCTCAACTGGGGCTGCATCCCGACCAAGGCGCTCTTGCGCTCCGCCGAAATCCTCGACCATGCCAACCATGCCAAGAGTTACGGCCTGACGTTCGAAGGGAAGATGACCGCCAACGTCAAGGAGGTCGTCGCCCGCTCCCGTGCCATCTCGGCACGGCTGAACGGTGGTGTCGGCTTCCTCATGAAGAAGAACAAGGTCGACGTGATCTGGGGCGAGGCGAAGCTCACCAAGCCCGGCGAGATCGTCGTCGGCGCGCCGTCGAAGCCGGCCGTCCAGCCTCAGAATCCGGTTCCGAAGGGCGTCAAGGGCGAGGGTACCTATACCGCCAAGCACATCATCCTCGCGACCGGTGCGCGGCCGCGGGCGCTCCCAGGCATCGAGGCGGACGGCAAGCTGATCTGGACCTATTTCGAGGCGATGAAGCCCGAGGAAATGCCGAAAACCATGCTCGTCATGGGCTCCGGCGCGATCGGCATCGAATTCGCCAGCTTCTACCGGTCGATGGGCGTCGACGTCACCGTCGTCGAACTCCTACCGCAGATCATGCCGGTCGAGGACACGGAGATCTCGGCCTTCGCCCGCAAGCAGCTCGAGAAGCGCGGGCTGAAGATCTTCACCGACGCCAAGGTGACGAAGGTCGAGAAGGGTGCGAACGACGTCACGGCCCATGTCGAAACCAAGGACGGCAAGGTCACGCAGATCAAGGCGGACCGCCTGATCTCCGCCATCGGCGTCCAGGGCAATATCGAGAACCTCGGCCTCGAGGCGCTTGGCGTCAAGACCGACCGCGGCTGCATCGTCACCGACGGCTACGGCGGGACCAACGTCGCCGGCATCTACGCGATCGGCGACGTTGCCGGCCCGCCGATGCTGGCGCACAAGGCCGAGCACGAGGGTGTCATCTGCGTCGAGAAGATCGCCGGCGTTCCCGGCGTCCATGCGCTCGACAAGGGCAAGATCCCCGGCTGCACCTATTGCGACCCGCAGGTCGCCTCCGTCGGCCTCACCGAGGCGAGGGCCAAGGAGCTCGGCCGCGACATCCGCGTCGGCCGCTACAGCTTCGGCGCCAACGGCAAGGCGATCGCGCTCGGCGAGGACCAGGGCTTGATCAAGACCATCTTCGACAAGAAGACGGGCGAACTGCTGGGCGCCCACATGGTCGGCGCGGAGGTGACCGAGCTCATCCAGGGCTTCGTCGTCGCCATGAACCTGGAGACGACCGAAGAAGAGCTGATGCACACCGTCTTCCCGCATCCGACGCTCTCGGAGATGATGAAAGAGAGCGTGCTCGACGCTTACGGCCGGATGCTGAACGCCTGA
- a CDS encoding type IV secretory system conjugative DNA transfer family protein codes for MTKQLQAFYLLFCVGIAFVVWMLGYGLGLQLFYKDGRILETTITSNPFAPIQQFWHYKTSPALQKVALGSMVPALLVAGLVAYLGLKPTSNPLGDAAFQDMASLRRGKWFRKRGHIFGRIGRNILRTKDDRHHLIIGPTRSGKGAGYVIPNALMHEGSMIVTDLKGEVFKATAGYRRQNGSQVFLFAPGSEKTNTYNPLDFIRPERGNRTTDIQNIASILVPENTESENSVWQATAQQVLAGVISYITESPFYKDRRNLAEVNSFFNSGVDLQALMKYIKEKEPCLSKFTVESFNSYIALSERAAASALLDIQKAMRPFKNERIVAATNVTDMDLRAMKRRPISIYLAPNITDITLLRPLLTLFVQQVMDILTLEHDPNSLPVYFLLDEFRQLKRMDEIMTKLPYVAGYNIKLAFIIQDLKNLDEIYGETSRHSLLGNCGYQLVLGANDQATAEYASRALGKRTIRYQSESRTIELMGLPRRTKVEQIRERDLMMPQEVRQMPESKMILLIEGQRPIFGEKLRFFQTQPFKSAEAFSQANIPQVPEVDYLSPKPVPATTPEYAKGGDPSVAIPSPAPAKEEKPLTAAAAEAAPVKAEPAADEKPAAPAKRTVNKKALRPRPKPTAANTGGAEASPSLDAMEARIRAIEEGLKPKAAQLKEVVEMKAEKLGGKSPTKRRNIMDIFSATIPDPVDVGMPAE; via the coding sequence ATGACGAAGCAGCTCCAGGCTTTCTACCTACTCTTTTGCGTCGGGATAGCGTTCGTTGTCTGGATGCTCGGGTACGGCCTGGGGCTTCAGCTCTTCTACAAGGATGGTCGGATCCTCGAAACGACGATCACGAGTAATCCCTTCGCTCCGATTCAACAGTTCTGGCATTACAAAACGAGCCCTGCCCTGCAGAAGGTCGCGCTTGGTTCGATGGTGCCGGCGCTGCTGGTGGCCGGCCTCGTCGCCTACCTCGGACTGAAACCGACGAGCAACCCATTGGGGGATGCCGCATTTCAGGACATGGCTTCGCTTCGGCGCGGTAAATGGTTCCGCAAACGGGGCCATATCTTCGGCCGGATCGGGCGGAACATACTCCGCACCAAGGACGATCGGCATCATCTGATCATAGGCCCGACGCGCTCCGGTAAAGGTGCAGGCTACGTGATCCCCAATGCGCTGATGCATGAAGGCTCGATGATCGTTACCGATCTCAAGGGCGAAGTGTTCAAGGCGACGGCGGGTTATCGCCGGCAGAACGGCAGCCAGGTTTTCCTATTTGCGCCCGGCTCCGAAAAGACCAATACCTATAACCCGCTGGATTTTATCCGGCCGGAGCGCGGCAATCGCACGACCGACATTCAAAACATCGCCAGCATTCTTGTGCCCGAGAACACGGAATCGGAAAATTCCGTCTGGCAAGCGACCGCCCAACAGGTTCTTGCCGGCGTGATCAGCTACATCACGGAAAGCCCCTTCTACAAAGACCGGCGCAACCTCGCCGAGGTCAATTCCTTTTTTAACAGCGGCGTCGATCTCCAGGCGCTCATGAAATACATCAAGGAGAAAGAGCCCTGTCTTTCTAAGTTCACCGTCGAGAGCTTCAATTCCTACATCGCCCTGTCGGAACGCGCCGCCGCGTCTGCTCTCTTGGACATTCAAAAGGCTATGCGGCCTTTCAAGAACGAGCGGATTGTTGCCGCGACCAATGTCACGGACATGGATCTTCGGGCAATGAAGCGCCGGCCGATCTCGATCTACCTGGCCCCGAACATCACCGACATCACCCTGCTGCGCCCTCTCCTCACCCTGTTCGTGCAGCAGGTAATGGATATCCTCACACTCGAGCACGATCCAAATTCCCTCCCCGTCTACTTCCTGCTCGACGAGTTCCGGCAGTTGAAGCGGATGGACGAGATCATGACCAAGCTGCCCTATGTGGCTGGCTATAACATCAAGCTCGCCTTCATCATCCAGGATCTGAAGAACCTCGACGAGATCTACGGCGAAACGTCCCGGCATTCTCTGCTCGGCAATTGTGGCTATCAGCTCGTCCTCGGCGCCAACGATCAGGCCACAGCCGAGTACGCATCCCGCGCGCTCGGAAAACGCACGATCCGCTACCAGTCGGAATCCCGCACGATCGAACTGATGGGCCTGCCTCGCCGCACGAAGGTAGAGCAGATTCGCGAACGCGATCTGATGATGCCGCAGGAGGTCCGGCAAATGCCGGAAAGCAAGATGATCCTGCTCATCGAAGGACAACGGCCGATCTTTGGGGAAAAGCTTCGCTTCTTCCAAACACAGCCCTTCAAATCAGCCGAGGCGTTTTCTCAAGCCAACATTCCGCAAGTGCCGGAAGTCGATTATCTGTCACCGAAACCCGTTCCGGCGACAACTCCGGAATATGCCAAGGGCGGAGATCCCTCCGTCGCAATTCCCTCGCCGGCGCCAGCGAAGGAGGAGAAGCCTTTGACGGCCGCTGCGGCGGAGGCAGCTCCGGTCAAGGCAGAACCCGCGGCAGACGAGAAACCTGCAGCACCTGCCAAGCGTACCGTGAATAAAAAGGCGTTGCGCCCGAGGCCTAAGCCGACGGCCGCAAACACTGGTGGTGCGGAAGCATCTCCAAGTCTTGATGCAATGGAAGCCCGGATAAGGGCCATCGAGGAAGGCCTCAAACCAAAGGCCGCGCAGCTCAAGGAAGTGGTTGAGATGAAGGCTGAGAAGCTTGGTGGCAAGTCTCCGACCAAGCGCCGCAACATCATGGACATCTTCAGCGCGACGATACCTGATCCAGTCGACGTTGGAATGCCGGCCGAATAG